GACCCAGCACAGTCAGGGGCTGCAGGTTAGGTCAGGGTATATTGGCAAGTGTTCTTCCCAGCTGTGGTCACCAGCCACCTCCCCAGGGCTGTTAGGGTGGCAAGACTCGGTCCTCCAGGGTCGGAGAAGCTCTTGGAAAAGtgcaaaatcaaataaattcaTGGATAGCCTGGAGGATTGAGACACAAGCTGCTTTGAGGTGGAACAGCTGGGGAGAAGCCCTTCAAACCAAGGAAGTCATGCTCAAGCCTTGTAGTCACAGTCCCAGAGCCTACCAGGAAACATGTGGCAGAGCACAGGCGTCACTTTGACTCTTGGACTCGGGGGAGCATGGTTCCCTCACCTTTAGCATGAACTGTTAGCCAGATCTTCCTGGAAGGATAGTCTATATTTACTCAGTTTGCCAACTCTATAACTTCATCAAAGCTGGATGACTCAAACTGCTGaggaaaccagaaaaaaagggaagtatCAGATTTATGGAGATACCTGGGGCTTTGTGCCCGACTGCCCTGCAGTTGGGGGGCACACACCCTCCTCTCATGGCTATGTGTTCACCTCtgtgagctgagcacagccaggagggtACAAATCCTTTTGCAGAAGAGCAAGGATGTTGAAGTAGCTGTCAGTGCAAACACTCCCTTTCAGAGCATGAGGCCAAGGTAACtgcaattaaaatgcaaaaaggTATTCTGAGAGGTAAAAGAAACAGTGTTCTGTTAAAATACTCTCGACAGAATAATGGAAGAGAAAGATTTTTGTCTGCAGCAGCTGTATTTCCAGCATTCTTGGTCTGGCTTTGCCTTTACAAGAAGTCTGTCGCATTTCCTTATTATTTAAAGGAACAGGGTGAGTAGCGAAAGTGAAAATCGCTTTATCCCAGGACGGATGCCGTGTCCTCACACCCACGATCCcgggctgagctggctgtgccGCATGTGGAGCTGCCGATGTCGCAGGAGCGCGGCGTGCAGGAGCGGCCGGAGGTGAGCGGCGGGGAACACACGGACTCCGGAGCAGCCGGGAGAGCACAGAAACTGCGGGGAGTTCAATTCTGCAGGCGAAGGAGCGAGTCAGGCCGCCCGGGGGGGCGTCGAACCCAGCCGGCCCGCGGCCAGCCCCCCCTGGGGCTCTCCGGGGGGATTttcaggcagctcctgcccggCAGCGCCGTGACCCGGACTTTCCGCGGCTCCCGGCGGTCCCGGGGGGCGGTCCCCGCGGGGAGCAGCGCGGGATGGGGCGGCCCGGTGGTCGCGGGTTCCCGGTGCGGGCGGGCGCCATGTGAGGGCCATGTGGGCGGCAGCTCCGCCCCGGCCGCTCCGGCACCTGGCGGCGGCACCCCCGGCCCGGGGCGGCGCGTCccctgccccggcccgcccctcccctccctgcccttgcGCTCCCTTCCCTCCGCTGCCGGCACTCGCACCCCCGCGGGCCGGGGGAGCCCTGCGGGCGGCTCGGCGGCGCCGGCATGTCCTGCGCCctcccggcggcggcggcggcgggagccaGCGCGCTGTCCCGGGGCGCGGCGGCCGAGGGCGGCCAGCAGGTAGGGACCGGGCTGCGGAGGGGCGGGCGGGCACATGGGGCTGAGTCACGCCGAGCAGCGCCGCGCCGGGggtgccccctgccctgggtATCGGCCCTTCTTTTCCCTGGAGGCGCCGCCGTGCCGGCTCTTCCCGGGTGGGAGCGCGGGCGGTGCGCGGAGAGCGCCGGGGCACGGCCGGGCAGCGGCTCTTCCCCAGCCGCGGGCAGCCGGGAAGGGAGCAGCGCTTTCCTGCCCGCTGCTCGCACCTCCGCCCGTCGGCCGCGCCGGAGCGAGGCAGGTGTAAAGCGCTGCCCGCCGGCAGAGCGGGAGCGCCGGTCCCCGCTCGGCTACCCAGctccccccagcagcagcagtgcccctgcCCACGGGGCTCTGCGACATCCCCGGCAGCCTGCCGTGCTCCAGCTCCCCCCAGCAGTAGCAGTGCCCCTGCGGCATCCCCCGGACAGCCTGCCgtgccccagctccccccagcAGTAGCAGTGCCCCTGCGGCATCCCCCGGACAGCCTGCCgtgccccagctccccccagcAGTAGCATTGCCCCTGCGGCATCCCCCGGACAGCCTGCCgtgccccagctccccccagcAGTAGCATTGCCCCTGCGGCATTCCCCGGACAGCCTGCCgtgccccagctccccccagcAGTAGCAGTGCCCCTGCGGCATCCCCCGGACAGCCTGCCgtgccccagctccccccatCAGTAGCAGTGCCCCTGCGGCATCCCCCGGACAGCCTGCCGtgccccagctcctctcagcAGTAGCAATGCCCCTGCCCGCGGGGCTCTGCGGCATCCCCGGCAGCCTGCCGTGCCCCAGCTTCCCCCATCAGTAGCAATGCCCCTGCGGCATCCCTCGGCAGCCTGCCGGCTTCCCCCCCTCTGCTTGGGGCCCGCCCGTGCACGGGGCCGAGGGATGCACTGCTGTTTGCAGGGACCATGCGGTCTCTGGGAGACCGAGCATCAGCGCTGTAAAGTTGGAAACGTTCGTTCTCAGGAAGTTGCACACCCGACTTCGGGCATCTTCTGTGTGCACCTTGCAAACTAGCGAAGTGTTTCTGGCTGGTGTCTTCCAGAGTCGGGAAGAAGATGACAGAAAAGtaaggaggagagaaaagaatcGAGTTGCTGCACAGAGGAGCCGGAAGAAGCAAACGCAGAAAGCAGATAAACTTCATGAGGTACTTGGTTCTTTGCAGGCATGGCTTGGGTACCAAGCACAGGACTTTACAATAAACTGGAATTCTTAAGCAGGCATGGGCCTGTTTTCACACAATCCTGCTCAGAGAGCTGTGGGTGTGAGGCACTGAAAGCGTGCTATGGGATGCCTGGTCGGGTACTCCAGACACTGATGCTACTCTTGGacagtgcagctctgccttcagtAGCACTGCTAGGAAGAGAGAGACATGGTCCAGCCCTTGCCTCATCCTCCCTCTTTTGCTCTTCCTGTGACCCCCAAAGAATGGGATCACAGGGCTCCTTTGGGCTAAACCAGAACCATTTTCTTCTGTAATAGTGTTACGCTTGTCACGTTTGCTGTGACAGTGGATGAATTCTTGCTGTCTTACAAGGCAGAAGGTGATGGAAGAGGAGGGGACCATGCAGTGGCAATGCTGGCTTAAATAAATTCTAGAACTGTGGTGTCATCAACAGGATTCCCAGACATACCCAGTTGAAAAAGCTTCTTAGGAACTTGGGAACCTATAAGGGTGAGAGCTCGGCTTGGCTGGCTGTTACACTTGTATGCTTTGAAAAGTAACAGTGGGTGCTCAAACAGATGAAATGAAAGTAATTGATTCTTACAGAAGATCTTCATATCACAATGTGTTGTGCTTTTCTTGTGTCCCAGTGCAAACACTGGAGGACAGGGATCCCTTTTCTCTGATTTTGGATGTTAGCTTACACCACAGTGCTCTTGTAGCCAGGTGTCAGCTTTTGGGGCAGGTGTCACTTTTGCAGTACAAAACTGACTGCCACTGTGGCTGAGTCAGTTGCTCAGCTCTGAAGGTTCATCAcgggcttttttctttctcactgtgCAAGGATTTGCCAGCAGTTAGCAGAGACTAAGAGGGACAGTGTGGGGAGTTTTGGGCTTGGTTTTTCCCAGATCTCCTCTGAGTCAGCGCCTGAGAAAGCCAGGTGCAGGGTAGTTCTGAAAAGGGGTAAGCCCTGGCTTTTGTGGAATCATTTTTGGGCCCTGTGCCATCCTGCAGCCTATCTGATGTTCCTCCTGAACTTGAGGATCTTCCTCGTGCTGGGAATCTTCATTTTGAGGCACACAGGTTTTGCCAGCTGTGGGCACATCTGGTTGAATGGACATTCATTCTTAGCAAGAACAACGTGACAGTTTCACCCCTGAAAATGAGACTGAGCAATGGGACAGCAACATTTATTCCAAAACCCAGGACCATGGGGTTTGGGGCAAGAAGAGATGAGCAGAATGACAGTGGGGGTAAGACAGCTTGGCTGGAGTTTGgctccagtgctgtgtgctgtATTAGGAGGACTGTG
This window of the Ammospiza nelsoni isolate bAmmNel1 chromosome 3, bAmmNel1.pri, whole genome shotgun sequence genome carries:
- the BATF3 gene encoding LOW QUALITY PROTEIN: basic leucine zipper transcriptional factor ATF-like 3 (The sequence of the model RefSeq protein was modified relative to this genomic sequence to represent the inferred CDS: inserted 1 base in 1 codon); this encodes MPCPHTHDPGLSWLCRMWSCXMSQERGVQERPESREEDDRKVRRREKNRVAAQRSRKKQTQKADKLHEEYESLEQENTSLKREIGKLTDEMKHLSEVLKDHEKICPLLHCTMNFVTIPRPDALASCLPR